The Devosia sp. A16 genome includes a window with the following:
- a CDS encoding TfuA-like protein, producing the protein MRVLFVGPSLYGETPDLTGLVVRSPARQGDVARAVLDGAGAIGLVDGFFDAVAAPWHKEILFALERGVTMLGASSMGALRAAECAAFGMLPIGAIAQDYLSGALDDDAAVAISHGPEELGYPPLTEPLVNVRPTLDRLRELGLISDAERTRIWERAGRLYFKDRSLEALLPADEREELIAAYRKHKVNRKAADALLLVAELKTCKAMASVHPTEPEPSFFSRYVLPELMG; encoded by the coding sequence ATGAGAGTGCTGTTCGTCGGTCCCTCGCTCTACGGCGAAACGCCCGACCTGACGGGCCTCGTCGTCCGCTCTCCGGCCCGGCAGGGCGATGTCGCCCGCGCGGTGCTGGACGGCGCCGGTGCGATCGGGCTGGTCGACGGGTTCTTCGATGCGGTCGCCGCGCCCTGGCACAAGGAGATTCTGTTCGCCCTGGAGCGCGGCGTGACGATGCTGGGAGCGTCCTCCATGGGGGCGCTTCGCGCCGCCGAATGTGCCGCCTTCGGGATGCTGCCGATCGGCGCGATTGCCCAGGACTACCTGAGCGGCGCGCTCGACGACGATGCCGCGGTGGCGATCTCTCACGGCCCGGAAGAGCTCGGCTATCCACCGCTGACCGAGCCGCTGGTCAACGTGCGGCCGACCCTCGATCGCCTGCGCGAACTGGGGCTCATCTCCGACGCGGAGCGGACGCGCATCTGGGAGCGAGCCGGTCGGCTCTATTTCAAGGACCGCTCGCTCGAGGCCTTGCTGCCCGCCGATGAGCGTGAGGAGCTGATTGCCGCCTACCGCAAGCACAAGGTCAACCGCAAGGCGGCAGATGCGCTGCTGCTGGTCGCGGAGCTGAAGACCTGCAAAGCCATGGCGAGCGTCCACCCGACAGAACCCGAGCCGTCGTTCTTTTCGAGGTACGTTCTTCCTGAGCTGATGGGCTGA
- a CDS encoding DUF1304 domain-containing protein has protein sequence MVGSILTGVIALIHIYILILEMFLWDKPQGIKAFGTTPAFASESKTLAANQGLYNGFLAAGLIWGIWLGEPGDPVKIFFLLCVAVAGVFGAVTVGRKILFVQTIPAVVALIAVWLA, from the coding sequence ATGGTCGGCAGCATACTGACGGGCGTCATCGCCCTCATCCACATCTACATCCTGATCCTCGAGATGTTCCTGTGGGATAAACCGCAGGGGATCAAGGCGTTCGGCACGACGCCGGCCTTTGCCAGCGAGTCGAAGACGCTCGCCGCGAACCAGGGCCTCTACAACGGTTTCCTCGCTGCAGGGTTGATCTGGGGCATCTGGCTGGGCGAGCCAGGCGATCCCGTCAAGATCTTCTTCCTGCTGTGCGTCGCCGTGGCAGGTGTGTTCGGGGCCGTCACCGTTGGTCGCAAGATCCTGTTTGTACAGACAATTCCCGCTGTGGTGGCGTTGATTGCGGTGTGGCTCGCCTGA
- the gndA gene encoding NADP-dependent phosphogluconate dehydrogenase, which yields MASADIGLIGLAVMGSNLALNIAEKGYTIAVHNRTASKIDDFVATAKEQGLDGKVVPEADLVKFIQSVKRPRSIIIMVKAGKPVDEMIEQLLPHLEQGDAILECGNSLYTDSQRRFEYLRDKGIGFLGIGVSGGEEGARHGPSIMVGGPEQQWKNAQPILEAISAKFNGEPCCAYLGEGGAGHFVKMIHNGIEYGDMQMIAETYGVMRDGLGLNPAAASKVFKDWNQGPLNSYLIEITGYVLEAIEPRTGKPLVELILDKAGQKGTGTWTAIAAQQLAVPATAIEGAVAARSISSRKEERVAAEAVYGRPSAGKADISLTDLEQALLAGKIVSYAQGFAVLSKASEEFGWNLPLATIAKIWRAGCIIRSRFLDQMSAAYAKGGATNLLMVPDFVAIMKDAHKSLRKIVAAGAIGEFPLICLSASLAYFDSYRQAQGTANLTQGQRDFFGAHGFILTDREGEQHGKWPSTLGK from the coding sequence ATGGCGTCTGCCGATATCGGGCTGATCGGGCTCGCAGTAATGGGCTCCAATCTGGCGCTCAACATCGCCGAAAAAGGCTACACCATCGCGGTCCACAACCGCACCGCCTCCAAGATCGACGATTTCGTTGCCACGGCGAAGGAGCAGGGGCTCGACGGCAAGGTCGTGCCGGAAGCCGACCTGGTGAAATTCATCCAGTCGGTGAAGCGGCCGCGCTCGATCATCATCATGGTCAAGGCCGGCAAGCCGGTCGACGAGATGATCGAGCAGCTGTTGCCGCACCTCGAACAGGGCGACGCCATCCTCGAATGCGGCAACTCGCTCTATACCGACAGCCAGCGGCGTTTCGAATACCTGCGCGACAAGGGCATCGGGTTCCTCGGCATCGGCGTCTCCGGGGGTGAGGAAGGCGCTCGCCATGGCCCCTCGATCATGGTCGGCGGCCCCGAGCAGCAGTGGAAGAACGCCCAGCCGATCCTCGAGGCGATCTCGGCCAAGTTCAACGGCGAGCCGTGCTGCGCCTATCTCGGCGAAGGCGGGGCCGGCCATTTCGTCAAGATGATCCATAACGGCATCGAGTACGGCGACATGCAGATGATCGCCGAGACCTATGGGGTGATGCGCGACGGGCTCGGGCTGAATCCGGCGGCCGCCTCCAAGGTCTTCAAGGACTGGAACCAGGGTCCGCTCAACTCCTACCTGATCGAGATCACCGGCTACGTCCTCGAGGCGATCGAGCCCAGGACCGGCAAGCCGCTGGTCGAGCTGATCCTCGACAAGGCCGGCCAGAAGGGCACTGGCACCTGGACCGCGATCGCGGCGCAGCAGCTGGCGGTGCCGGCAACGGCCATCGAGGGCGCGGTGGCGGCCCGCTCGATCTCCTCGCGCAAGGAGGAGCGCGTGGCCGCCGAGGCGGTCTACGGCAGGCCGTCGGCGGGCAAGGCCGACATCTCGCTCACCGACCTCGAGCAGGCCCTGCTGGCCGGCAAGATCGTCTCCTACGCGCAGGGCTTTGCGGTGCTCTCCAAGGCGTCGGAAGAGTTCGGCTGGAACCTGCCGCTCGCCACCATCGCCAAGATCTGGCGCGCCGGCTGCATTATCCGCTCCCGCTTCCTTGACCAGATGTCGGCGGCCTATGCCAAAGGCGGCGCCACCAACCTGCTGATGGTGCCGGACTTCGTCGCCATCATGAAGGATGCCCACAAGTCGTTGCGCAAGATCGTGGCGGCCGGCGCCATCGGCGAGTTCCCGCTGATCTGCCTCAGTGCGTCGCTCGCCTATTTCGACAGCTATCGCCAGGCGCAGGGGACGGCCAACCTGACCCAGGGTCAGCGCGACTTCTTCGGCGCTCATGGCTTCATTCTCACCGACCGCGAAGGCGAGCAGCACGGCAAGTGGCCGTCGACGCTCGGGAAGTAA
- a CDS encoding methylated-DNA--[protein]-cysteine S-methyltransferase, giving the protein MAEGERNFVVFGFIASPVATTLRTMRYRMLDTALGPMAIGWTDAGICRLLLPGEGLQEMRARLEQTGGVEAADGQPEITARILAYAEGANDNFIDVELDLSRVSDINRRIYEHIRGLAWGETTTYGAIARWLGDVALSRAVGAAMGANPIPLIVPCHRVLAADGRTGGFSSPGGVRAKMEMLALEKAASPSGQFSFGF; this is encoded by the coding sequence GTGGCTGAAGGTGAGCGGAATTTCGTAGTTTTCGGGTTCATTGCTTCGCCGGTCGCCACTACATTGCGCACCATGCGCTACCGCATGCTCGACACGGCTCTGGGACCCATGGCGATCGGCTGGACCGATGCCGGGATTTGTCGCCTGTTGCTGCCGGGCGAAGGGCTTCAGGAGATGCGGGCGCGGCTCGAGCAGACGGGCGGCGTCGAAGCTGCCGATGGTCAGCCGGAAATCACGGCGCGAATTCTCGCCTATGCCGAGGGGGCGAACGACAATTTCATCGATGTCGAACTCGACCTGTCGCGCGTGTCGGACATCAACCGGCGCATCTACGAGCATATCCGCGGCCTCGCCTGGGGCGAGACGACCACTTATGGCGCCATCGCCCGCTGGCTCGGCGATGTGGCGCTGTCGCGCGCCGTGGGGGCGGCGATGGGGGCCAACCCGATCCCGCTGATCGTCCCGTGCCACCGGGTGCTGGCCGCCGATGGACGCACCGGCGGGTTCTCCTCCCCGGGTGGGGTGAGGGCCAAGATGGAAATGCTGGCGCTCGAGAAGGCCGCCTCGCCGTCCGGGCAGTTCTCATTCGGGTTTTGA
- a CDS encoding glucose 1-dehydrogenase — protein MTLDSISLFNLSGKRALVTGSSRGIGFGIALALAGAGAEVILNGRDTAALGEAAARLVDGGALGVKALAFDVTSEESVEDAIAHAETEIGQIDILVNNAGMQHRAPLEEWPLDKFRQVIDTNLTSAFIVGRAVARGMIARRSGKIINICSVMSNLARPSIAPYAASKAAIANLTRGMAVDWARHGLNVNGIAPGYIRTELNEALLKNQEFNSWVEKRTPMGRWGDPTELGGAAVFLASEASTFVNGHILYVDGAFTATV, from the coding sequence CTGACTTTGGACTCGATTTCTCTATTCAATCTGAGCGGCAAGCGCGCGCTGGTCACCGGTTCCAGCCGGGGCATCGGCTTCGGCATTGCCCTCGCACTGGCCGGCGCCGGCGCCGAGGTGATCCTCAACGGCCGCGATACGGCCGCCCTTGGCGAAGCCGCCGCGCGTCTGGTCGACGGCGGTGCGCTCGGCGTCAAGGCGCTGGCCTTCGACGTGACCAGCGAGGAGAGCGTCGAGGACGCCATCGCCCACGCCGAAACCGAGATCGGCCAGATCGACATTCTCGTCAACAATGCCGGCATGCAGCACCGCGCGCCGCTCGAGGAATGGCCGCTCGACAAGTTCAGGCAGGTGATCGACACCAACCTGACTTCGGCCTTCATTGTCGGTCGCGCCGTGGCGCGCGGCATGATCGCCCGCAGGAGCGGCAAGATCATCAACATCTGCTCGGTGATGAGCAATCTGGCGCGCCCGTCGATCGCTCCCTATGCGGCGAGCAAGGCAGCCATCGCCAACCTCACGCGCGGCATGGCCGTCGATTGGGCGAGGCACGGCCTCAACGTGAACGGCATCGCGCCGGGCTATATCCGCACCGAGCTCAACGAGGCGCTGCTGAAAAACCAGGAGTTCAATTCCTGGGTCGAAAAGCGCACCCCGATGGGCCGCTGGGGCGACCCCACCGAGCTGGGCGGCGCTGCCGTCTTCCTCGCTTCCGAGGCTTCCACCTTCGTCAACGGACACATCCTTTATGTCGACGGCGCCTTCACTGCCACCGTTTGA
- a CDS encoding CsbD family protein, with translation MHKDEIKGAAKQARGNVKEAVGKATGDRKLQADGAADKVEGSVQKAAGKVKQAARDALKH, from the coding sequence ATGCACAAGGACGAGATCAAGGGTGCGGCCAAACAGGCACGCGGCAACGTCAAGGAAGCCGTCGGCAAGGCGACCGGGGACCGCAAGCTGCAGGCCGACGGCGCCGCCGACAAGGTGGAAGGCTCGGTGCAGAAGGCGGCCGGCAAGGTCAAGCAGGCAGCGCGCGACGCGCTCAAGCACTGA
- a CDS encoding MerR family transcriptional regulator — MKTLTVAEVAKLSGVSIRTLHHYDQIGLLRPAFTGHNRYRHYGQEQLLRLQQILLHRELGIPLSDIAAILDAPDFDRLAALRRQRERLNQEAKRYARLVRTIDRTIASIEGECVMKNEDLYKGVSPDKQAEYEAWLVEQYGGDMPERIALSRGRYEKLSEAEKLELNRELHDMEQGLAEGLRRGVPMGSPTLDPLLNRHRMWVSQMWGRPCPPEAYAGLADLYLQHPNFVARYETIEPGFAQYLSGSMKLHAKRRG; from the coding sequence ATGAAAACACTGACGGTTGCAGAGGTGGCAAAGCTGTCCGGGGTGTCGATCCGGACCTTGCATCACTACGACCAGATCGGCCTGCTGAGGCCGGCGTTCACGGGGCACAACCGCTATCGCCACTATGGACAGGAGCAATTGCTGCGGCTGCAGCAGATCCTGCTCCATCGAGAGCTCGGCATTCCACTCTCGGACATCGCCGCCATCCTCGATGCGCCTGACTTCGATCGGCTGGCGGCGCTGCGCCGGCAGCGCGAACGTCTGAACCAGGAGGCGAAGCGCTACGCCCGACTCGTCAGGACGATCGACCGCACGATCGCCAGCATTGAAGGAGAATGCGTGATGAAGAACGAGGATTTGTACAAAGGCGTCTCGCCCGACAAGCAGGCCGAATACGAGGCCTGGCTGGTGGAGCAGTATGGCGGCGACATGCCGGAGCGCATCGCGCTTAGCAGAGGCCGATATGAGAAGCTGTCGGAGGCGGAAAAGCTCGAGCTCAACCGCGAATTGCACGACATGGAGCAGGGGCTTGCCGAGGGGCTTCGCCGCGGAGTGCCGATGGGCTCGCCCACCCTCGACCCGCTGTTGAACCGGCATCGGATGTGGGTCTCGCAGATGTGGGGCAGGCCATGTCCGCCCGAGGCCTATGCCGGTCTCGCCGACCTCTATCTCCAGCATCCGAATTTCGTCGCGCGGTATGAGACGATCGAGCCGGGGTTCGCCCAGTACCTGTCGGGCTCGATGAAGCTCCATGCCAAGCGCCGGGGATAG
- a CDS encoding TetR/AcrR family transcriptional regulator, translating to MSRPRKISDEDVVEAVAALVSREGPAGLTFASASVATGLSPATLVQRYGNREALLRAALLWMWDQLDLTVAGADASHPVDPEGAIALLVRLSAGYGAGEEAAQGLLLLREDFRDPVLRARGVQWNGAMNRALGRRLSNDPVRQALLGRLMASQWQGAVLWWGFSREGTLRSFLRRELHEWLKVSGIS from the coding sequence ATGTCCAGACCCCGCAAGATCTCGGATGAGGATGTCGTCGAAGCCGTCGCCGCCCTGGTGTCGCGTGAAGGCCCGGCGGGCCTGACCTTCGCTTCGGCATCGGTTGCCACCGGCCTGTCGCCGGCGACGCTGGTGCAGCGTTATGGCAACCGCGAAGCGCTGCTGCGCGCCGCGCTGCTGTGGATGTGGGACCAGCTCGACCTGACAGTTGCCGGAGCGGACGCCAGTCATCCTGTCGATCCGGAGGGGGCGATCGCTCTGCTGGTGCGACTGTCGGCCGGCTATGGCGCCGGTGAGGAGGCTGCGCAGGGGTTGCTGCTGCTGCGCGAGGATTTTCGCGATCCGGTGCTTCGGGCCCGCGGCGTGCAGTGGAACGGAGCGATGAACCGCGCACTTGGCCGGCGGCTCAGCAATGACCCTGTCCGGCAGGCGCTGCTCGGCCGGTTGATGGCCAGCCAGTGGCAGGGCGCGGTCCTGTGGTGGGGGTTTTCGCGCGAGGGCACGCTGCGCAGCTTTCTGAGGCGGGAGCTGCATGAGTGGCTGAAGGTGAGCGGAATTTCGTAG
- a CDS encoding tetratricopeptide repeat protein, translating to MKLTSGPIWEEMLPADYIVLTDVALCETGLPVSVMSIDVVATALGQRVYRGEVELRSGALQSIHDSFCAVLADKICGEIGAYELRKYRRTGAASAYVHYLIAMQRRDRNDLPSLLRAQKSLTRSVQLSPDFVPALAQLARTKTLEWLERGSADRTLLLEARHLAQRAHGYDPNDSASLRELGHAALYLHDLAGAREHFEAAHELAPNHADLLVDQADVLTHLSMHDEAEAKISRALSLNPLAPDDYYWIAGAVSFFRREYRQALRRLSAMESPGLALRLMAASAAMLNDQEAAASYREQALARDPAFTLDKWLSLYPAPNSDDTEHYLDALFLAGFPRRT from the coding sequence ATGAAACTGACCAGCGGCCCGATCTGGGAGGAGATGCTCCCGGCCGACTATATCGTGCTCACCGACGTGGCGCTTTGCGAGACCGGCCTGCCGGTTTCGGTAATGAGCATCGACGTGGTCGCCACCGCGCTGGGCCAGCGCGTCTATCGCGGCGAAGTCGAGCTGCGCTCGGGCGCGCTGCAGAGCATTCATGACAGCTTCTGCGCCGTGCTTGCCGACAAGATCTGTGGCGAGATCGGCGCCTACGAGCTGCGGAAGTATCGCCGCACGGGCGCCGCCTCGGCCTATGTGCACTACCTGATCGCCATGCAGCGGCGCGATCGCAACGACTTGCCGTCCCTGCTGCGCGCCCAGAAGTCGCTAACCCGCTCGGTGCAGTTGTCACCGGACTTCGTGCCCGCCCTGGCCCAGCTCGCCCGCACTAAAACCCTCGAATGGCTGGAGCGCGGCAGTGCCGACCGTACGCTGCTGCTCGAGGCCCGCCACTTGGCGCAACGCGCTCACGGCTACGATCCCAACGACAGCGCCAGCCTGCGCGAGCTTGGTCACGCGGCGCTTTATCTGCACGATCTCGCCGGTGCGCGGGAGCACTTCGAGGCGGCGCACGAGCTCGCCCCGAACCATGCGGATCTGCTCGTCGACCAGGCGGACGTTCTCACCCACCTGTCGATGCACGACGAGGCCGAGGCAAAAATTTCGCGGGCGCTTTCGCTGAACCCGTTGGCGCCGGACGACTATTACTGGATCGCCGGGGCGGTCAGCTTCTTCCGGCGCGAGTACAGGCAGGCGCTGCGGCGCCTGTCGGCGATGGAGTCACCGGGGCTGGCGCTCCGCCTGATGGCAGCCTCGGCGGCGATGCTGAACGACCAGGAAGCAGCCGCGAGCTACCGCGAGCAGGCGCTGGCCCGCGATCCGGCGTTCACACTCGACAAGTGGCTGAGCCTCTATCCGGCTCCCAACTCCGACGACACCGAGCACTATCTCGATGCCCTGTTCCTGGCGGGCTTTCCGCGAAGAACTTAA
- a CDS encoding TCR/Tet family MFS transporter yields the protein MPVSPQSNLTLACVLITIFLDMLGYGIILPVLPQLIGQLSGGSVAQAAVIGGYLVFAYSLMQFLFGPALGNLSDRFGRRPIILIALAGLTIDYTIMGFANSLVLIFIGHTIAGISGASVATATAYIADITPREKRAHRFGLIGAAFGLGFIFGPVVGGLLGELGPRWPFYAAAVLAGANLLFGFFVLPESLGKDKRRPFDIRRANPFGVLLSLSKNPVVLWLLATLGIFVLASQSFPSVWNFFTIEVLNFSSAQIGVALGCFGIGFAASQALLVGLLTKRIGEWSTVLLGMLAASIAFIGTASIHSEIPLYFFLIFGSLAGVAGPAINSLMSRQVPDDAQGELQGAINATNSLASILGPLLATQLFSHFTQASPGTPGYFPGAPFLGAGILVIVAALLFIYTVRRFDLMHRPRVAKKDHVHEMAQPGQQQTPPHDENGNGNGHAA from the coding sequence ATGCCCGTTTCTCCGCAATCCAATCTCACGCTCGCCTGCGTGCTCATCACCATCTTCCTGGACATGCTGGGCTACGGCATCATCCTGCCGGTGCTGCCGCAACTGATCGGCCAGCTCTCGGGCGGCAGCGTCGCGCAGGCGGCGGTGATCGGCGGCTACCTGGTGTTCGCCTACTCGCTGATGCAGTTCCTGTTCGGGCCGGCGCTCGGCAACCTCTCCGACCGCTTCGGCCGGCGCCCCATCATCCTGATCGCCCTCGCGGGGCTGACGATCGACTACACCATCATGGGCTTTGCCAACTCGCTGGTGCTGATCTTCATCGGCCACACCATCGCCGGCATCTCCGGCGCCTCGGTGGCGACGGCAACCGCCTACATCGCCGACATTACCCCGCGTGAGAAGCGCGCCCACCGCTTCGGCCTGATCGGCGCCGCCTTCGGGCTGGGCTTCATCTTCGGACCGGTGGTCGGCGGGCTGCTCGGAGAGCTCGGCCCGCGTTGGCCGTTCTATGCCGCCGCCGTGCTGGCGGGCGCCAACCTGCTGTTCGGCTTTTTCGTCCTCCCCGAGAGCCTCGGCAAGGACAAGCGGCGTCCCTTCGACATCCGCCGCGCCAACCCGTTCGGCGTGCTGCTGAGCCTGTCGAAAAACCCCGTCGTGCTGTGGCTGTTGGCGACGCTCGGCATCTTCGTGCTGGCCAGCCAGTCCTTCCCGTCGGTGTGGAACTTCTTCACCATCGAAGTGCTGAACTTCTCGTCGGCGCAGATTGGGGTGGCGCTCGGCTGTTTCGGCATCGGCTTCGCCGCCAGCCAGGCGCTGCTGGTGGGCCTCCTGACCAAGCGGATCGGCGAGTGGTCGACGGTGCTGCTCGGCATGTTGGCGGCTTCAATCGCCTTCATCGGCACCGCCTCGATCCACTCCGAGATCCCGCTCTACTTCTTCCTGATCTTCGGTTCGCTCGCTGGCGTCGCCGGCCCGGCCATCAACTCGCTGATGTCGCGCCAGGTCCCCGACGATGCGCAGGGAGAGCTGCAGGGCGCCATCAACGCCACCAACTCGCTGGCGTCGATTCTAGGGCCGCTGCTGGCCACGCAGCTGTTCAGCCACTTCACCCAGGCTTCGCCCGGCACGCCCGGTTATTTCCCCGGCGCACCGTTCCTCGGCGCCGGTATCCTGGTGATCGTCGCGGCGCTGCTGTTCATCTACACCGTGCGCCGCTTCGACCTGATGCACCGGCCGCGCGTCGCCAAGAAGGACCACGTCCACGAGATGGCCCAGCCCGGCCAGCAGCAGACCCCACCGCATGATGAGAACGGGAATGGGAACGGACACGCCGCGTAG
- a CDS encoding gluconokinase, with protein MSTAPSLPPFENARIIIAMGVSSSGKSATGAAIARRLHAPFLDGDGYHPPANKEKMRNGIPLTDEDRWPWLETLAGALHEAAEQKGVAVGACSSLKRAYREFLTEKAGEPILFVFLDGDIDTIRKRIEARSHEFMSPKLLDSQFATLERPDPDENVLAVSIEDPIETVAGKVVKQLGHLKVFKRGQ; from the coding sequence ATGTCGACGGCGCCTTCACTGCCACCGTTTGAGAACGCGCGGATCATCATCGCCATGGGAGTGTCGTCGTCGGGCAAATCGGCGACCGGCGCGGCGATAGCGCGCCGGCTGCATGCCCCCTTCCTCGACGGCGACGGCTACCATCCGCCGGCCAACAAGGAGAAGATGCGCAACGGCATCCCGCTCACCGACGAGGATCGCTGGCCGTGGCTCGAAACCCTCGCCGGCGCGCTGCATGAGGCTGCCGAACAAAAGGGCGTCGCAGTGGGCGCCTGCTCGTCGCTGAAGCGCGCCTATCGCGAGTTTCTCACCGAGAAGGCCGGCGAGCCGATCCTTTTCGTCTTTCTCGATGGCGACATCGACACCATCCGCAAGCGCATCGAAGCCCGCAGCCACGAATTCATGAGCCCCAAACTGCTCGACAGCCAGTTCGCCACGCTCGAACGGCCCGACCCGGACGAGAACGTGCTGGCGGTCTCGATCGAGGATCCCATCGAAACCGTGGCGGGCAAAGTGGTCAAGCAGCTCGGCCACCTGAAGGTCTTCAAGCGCGGACAGTAG
- a CDS encoding dihydrofolate reductase family protein — MARIVGYIASSLDGFIADPQESLTWLTQRTDMQLGEFDYNLFIKRIRTVVMGRGTYDWLVRENIPWPYGEQRVIVVTSRPLPSPIGKLETRTDIDALVAELRALDDGDVWMLGGGQLQMAFMERGALDEIEIYVISQLLGGGFPLFPATGLEKSLKLLSSNTLGTGCVRLHYSFE; from the coding sequence ATGGCCCGCATCGTCGGCTACATCGCTTCGAGCCTCGACGGCTTCATCGCCGACCCCCAGGAGTCCCTGACCTGGCTCACCCAACGCACCGATATGCAGCTGGGCGAGTTCGACTACAACCTGTTCATCAAGCGGATCCGGACCGTGGTGATGGGGCGTGGTACCTATGACTGGCTGGTGCGCGAGAACATCCCCTGGCCGTATGGCGAGCAGCGGGTCATCGTCGTCACTTCGCGCCCCCTGCCCTCGCCGATCGGCAAGCTCGAGACCCGGACCGATATTGATGCGCTGGTTGCCGAGCTCAGGGCGCTCGACGACGGCGACGTCTGGATGCTGGGCGGCGGCCAGTTGCAGATGGCCTTCATGGAACGCGGCGCGCTCGACGAGATCGAGATCTACGTCATCTCGCAACTGCTCGGCGGCGGCTTCCCGCTGTTTCCCGCCACCGGCTTAGAGAAGAGCCTGAAGCTGCTGTCTTCGAACACGCTGGGCACCGGCTGCGTTCGGCTGCATTACAGTTTCGAATAG
- a CDS encoding YcaO-like family protein has translation MGGAGPTPPSWFEYGERNTAAALTVARLRPHLASLGITRLARQTGLDRIGIPCFSAIRPAGLTLSVSQGKGRDDAGAMASALMEAAEFAIAERSEVPSRLATAAALGQAGERFCDVARLLPADRPLPIDTPIRWLGGRSWPDDDAVWIPRDALTIGEPATDLPEVSRSTNGLASGNTTQEALFHAICELLERDATSLWSLLSDAARLATEFPVEAVDDATIGAFHRQIEAADLELRLFDQTTEFGVPCVMAVISERGSDKARLFDMAAGYGCHPNGARAIGRAITEAAQTRITNIAGGRDDFLPAEYAEQVDESIAFLATPGPGRRQPPAWLAADTPLPEMLDRLAQRVGPAAGIVWSGLGGAPYGIAVVRALSTVLEDRETNVNWLPGPRALEVLGS, from the coding sequence GTGGGCGGCGCCGGTCCGACGCCGCCAAGCTGGTTTGAATATGGCGAACGCAATACAGCGGCCGCACTGACCGTTGCGCGGTTGCGGCCGCATCTTGCTTCACTCGGCATCACACGCCTCGCCCGTCAGACCGGCCTCGACCGCATCGGGATTCCGTGTTTTTCAGCTATCCGGCCCGCGGGACTGACGCTCAGCGTCAGCCAGGGCAAAGGTCGCGACGATGCCGGTGCGATGGCGTCGGCGCTGATGGAGGCTGCCGAGTTCGCCATAGCCGAGCGATCCGAGGTGCCGTCGCGTCTTGCCACCGCCGCCGCCCTTGGGCAGGCCGGCGAACGCTTCTGCGACGTGGCGCGCCTGTTGCCGGCCGATCGCCCGCTGCCTATCGATACGCCGATCCGCTGGCTCGGCGGACGCAGCTGGCCCGATGACGACGCCGTCTGGATTCCGCGCGACGCCCTGACCATCGGCGAGCCGGCCACCGACCTGCCGGAGGTCAGCCGCAGCACCAATGGCCTCGCGTCGGGCAACACCACTCAGGAAGCGCTGTTTCACGCCATCTGCGAACTGCTCGAGCGTGACGCGACCTCGCTGTGGTCGCTGCTGTCGGACGCGGCGCGGCTGGCGACCGAGTTCCCTGTCGAAGCCGTGGACGACGCGACGATCGGCGCCTTCCACCGGCAGATCGAAGCCGCCGACCTCGAACTGCGGCTGTTCGACCAGACCACCGAGTTCGGCGTCCCTTGCGTCATGGCGGTGATCAGCGAGCGCGGCTCAGACAAGGCCAGGCTGTTCGACATGGCCGCCGGCTATGGCTGTCATCCGAACGGCGCCCGTGCCATCGGGCGCGCCATCACCGAGGCGGCGCAGACCAGAATCACCAATATCGCGGGCGGACGGGACGACTTTCTGCCAGCCGAGTATGCCGAGCAGGTCGACGAGTCGATCGCCTTCCTGGCCACGCCCGGCCCCGGCCGGCGACAGCCCCCCGCCTGGCTGGCCGCCGACACGCCGCTGCCCGAAATGCTCGATCGGCTGGCGCAGCGGGTCGGGCCGGCTGCCGGAATCGTCTGGAGCGGACTGGGCGGCGCGCCCTATGGCATCGCGGTGGTGCGGGCGCTCTCGACAGTGCTCGAGGACCGCGAGACCAACGTCAATTGGTTGCCCGGACCGCGGGCCCTCGAGGTGCTCGGGTCATGA